A window of Rhodospirillaceae bacterium genomic DNA:
GGTTTGATACAGGCGATGTAGCCACGCTGGANAGTGAAGGNTATATGCAAATTACNGACCGTGCGAAGGACGTAATTAAATCGGGNGGCGAGTGGATTGGCTCTATTGAGCTTGAGAATGTGGCTATGGAGCATGAGGCGGTGGCTGAATGTGCGGTAATTGGAGTTAGTCATCCCAAGTGGGATGAACGCCCGCTTCTGGTAGTAGTTAAAGAACCCGATGTNGAGGTTACTGCCNNTGAATTGATTGATTTTTATAGTGGAAAAATTGCGAAGTGGTGGACCCCAGATGACGTTGTNTTCATTGAAGAGTTGCCNCACACTCCGACCGGNAAAGTTTTAAAAACAAAGCTCCGAGAGATGTATGCGGAATATGTTCTTCCAACGGCCTCCTGAATCGAGACTTTGTCCGTAATGGTACTTTTTTCTAATGAGTGTTTATGGTCAATCAAGAGTAAAATGGTTCTTCTTGGTCCGCTCGATCCCGTAAATAGTGGCTGGGAATAAAGCGATCTCCGAAGCCTTGGGCTAATAAATCGCACTCCTTAACGAAGGCTTTCAGACCAATTGTGTGAATAAGAGAGAGAACCCCGCCCGTGTGTGGCGCAAAGGACCATCCGAAGACAGAGCCTATATCTGCATCTTCTGGGCTACTTATTACATTCTCTTCGAGGCAACGGACTGCTTCAAGAGCTTGGATGTAAAGGAGACGCTTTTTGATGGTATCAGTTGTAAGGGTCTCTGAATTAGATTTTGTGGCGACTAGTTGAGAAAGTTTTGGCCAAAGGTATCGCTTCTGGTTAGCGGGATACTCATAGAATCCTTTATCGGATTTTTTCCCCATTCTGTGCTCCGTATCGACCATTTGAGAAATTATTTCTTCACCAGGCAATGGAACGTAACTCGTCCCTAAATCCAACTTCCTCTTTCTAGCGATGCATTGGATAGATTTGAGAGATATTTCATCTGCTGCCGCAAGAGGGCCAACAGGCATTCCACTAAGTAATGCTGCGTTTTCAATCAAAGCTGGGGAAACTCCTTCTGTTAGAAGCGCGAGCCCCTCCTGAACGTAAGTTTCAAATACTCTATTTACGTAAAAACCAGCAGAGTCATTTACTACTATCGGAATTTTTTTGATCAGCTTGACATAGTCAATCGCAGTAAAGAGAGTTTCGTCAGAGGTTTCCTTTCCAACTACAATTTCAACTAATTTCATTCGGGTCACTGGAGAGAAAAAGTGTAGTCCTATAAATTTTTTGGGATCAGAATAATTTGGTGTAAGGCTTGAGAACGGCAGCATTGATATNTTGCTCGTGAAAAACACNTCTNGGNNAACCTTTNCTTTAGTATTTTGAATTNTATCACGCTTTTCCTCTGGATCTTCATAAGCNNCCTCAACAACTATTTGGACACCAGCTAAATTAGAGAAATCTGNTGTAGGTTGTATATTNTGGAGCATTTGAGTTTTGGATAATTTGGNGTCCAGTGCTTNACTGGCCCCCTNTNCNATAAGTNNTGCTATTTNANTCTTNNCCTGTTGAGCTTCCTCATTGGTCCTGCCTACCANTACAACCGTTAGGCCGGCGCANACGGATGCATGGGCGATACCAGNTGCCATCGTCCCGGCACCTATGATGCCCACCGTTTCAAATTGTTTCTCATGGGTGCCTGTAGGCCGGCTGGGGAGCCTATCTGCCCTATTGATGTTAAAGTGTGTGGTACGCACCATATTTTTAGCGACGTCGCCGAGTAGAATGTTGGCAAACCATCGGGATTCTATTCTGAGACCCGTATCAAGGGGCACTTGAAGTCCTTCATACACACACGATAAAATAGCCCTATGGGCGGGGCAATTTCCTCTAGTTTGCTTATGTGCTCTGGCATTGGAAATAGTCAAGGCGGCCGTTCCTTGAGCATCCCATAGTTGGGGACCTGGGATTTTAGAGCCTTTTTTATCCCAAGGCTTTGACAGATCCAATGGTGAGGCAGAACACCAGTCCTTGGCTTTTTCAAGCAATGTTTCTCCCGGCACTATATCGTCGATTAGTTTGTGTTCGAGTGCTTCTCTCGNGGTCATTGTGGAAGCGTCGAGTAGCAATTCGTTTGCGCACTGTATGCCAACCATTCGTGGGATACGCTGCGTACTTCCGCCTCGAAGGGCAAGGCCATAGTTTATTTGTGGGAACCCAAAGCGAGCTTGGATGTTGTTGGAGGAGACTCTATGGTGACAGGCAAGACAAAGTTCAAACCCGGTCCCCACTGCTGTTCCGTTTATTGCAGCAACAAATGGTTTGGATGAGGTTTCAATAGCTCGAGTAATTTGATGCCAAGACGCACAAAATTCCATAATCGTTTTCGCATCNGGGAGTTTCATTANCTCCTGCAGATCATCTCCTAGGTGGAAGTGTGGGTTNNCCGACGTAATNACAACGCCTGAAATTTCGTTATCAGCGATAGATTTTNTAACAAACTCCGAAAAAATATTTGTAGACTCGGTATTCCAAAAATTTCCCTTCCCGCGCATATTCCAGGAAATTACAGCGAGCCCATTTTCTGCTTCATATTCGATCATTAAGTTTTTCCACTCGGCCTATGGGCCTGGTGTTAGGTTAGCTTTTGGATTCTTTGAAGGGGGNACGCGATCTATGTCTTCATACCCGTTCAATAATAGTCGCAGTTCCCATTCCAGCTCCGACGCACAACGTCGCTAGCCCCGTGACCAAATCTTGTCGTTCCATTTCATCTAAAAGAGTTCCGAGTATCATAGCTCCGGTTGCTCCGAGGGGGTGTCCCATGGCGATTGCGCCACCATTCACATTAATTTGGTCGTGAGAAATTTGAAGCTTCTCCATAAAGCGCAGGACTACTGCCGCAAATGCTTCGTTCAATTCAAATAGCTCTATATC
This region includes:
- a CDS encoding 3-hydroxyacyl-CoA dehydrogenase; its protein translation is MIEYEAENGLAVISWNMRGKGNFWNTESTNIFSEFVXKSIADNEISGVVITSXNPHFHLGDDLQEXMKLPDAKTIMEFCASWHQITRAIETSSKPFVAAINGTAVGTGFELCLACHHRVSSNNIQARFGFPQINYGLALRGGSTQRIPRMVGIQCANELLLDASTMTXREALEHKLIDDIVPGETLLEKAKDWCSASPLDLSKPWDKKGSKIPGPQLWDAQGTAALTISNARAHKQTRGNCPAHRAILSCVYEGLQVPLDTGLRIESRWFANILLGDVAKNMVRTTHFNINRADRLPSRPTGTHEKQFETVGIIGAGTMAXGIAHASVCAGLTVVXVGRTNEEAQQXKXXIAXLXXXGASXALDXKLSKTQMLXNIQPTXDFSNLAGVQIVVEXAYEDPEEKRDXIQNTKXKVXXXVFFTSXISMLPFSSLTPNYSDPKKFIGLHFFSPVTRMKLVEIVVGKETSDETLFTAIDYVKLIKKIPIVVNDSAGFYVNRVFETYVQEGLALLTEGVSPALIENAALLSGMPVGPLAAADEISLKSIQCIARKRKLDLGTSYVPLPGEEIISQMVDTEHRMGKKSDKGFYEYPANQKRYLWPKLSQLVATKSNSETLTTDTIKKRLLYIQALEAVRCLEENVISSPEDADIGSVFGWSFAPHTGGVLSLIHTIGLKAFVKECDLLAQGFGDRFIPSHYLRDRADQEEPFYS